Proteins encoded together in one Telopea speciosissima isolate NSW1024214 ecotype Mountain lineage chromosome 4, Tspe_v1, whole genome shotgun sequence window:
- the LOC122660315 gene encoding calmodulin-like protein 30, with amino-acid sequence MSRISFLDFQYGLSKRSQPNLNHLGSFNCRQYSGLSSSFDPNDDEMKRVFDKFDANKDGKISLQEYCSFFKALGRPKVDREVEKIFEVADLDRDGFIDFEEFMDVQWKGGGIRTMDIRNAFRMFDFDGKGKIGAEEVQKMLGKLGESCSHKDCMKMVRGVDANGDGFIDMDEFITMMTHTMKPI; translated from the coding sequence ATGTCCAGAATAAGCTTCCTTGATTTCCAATATGGCCTTTCAAAGAGGTCGCAACCAAATCTCAACCACTTGGGGTCCTTCAACTGCAGACAATACTCTGGACTGTCATCTTCTTTCGATCCAAATGATGATGAGATGAAGCGAGTTTTTGATAAATTTGATGCCAACAAGGATGGGAAGATCTCTTTGCAGGAGTATTGCTCATTTTTTAAGGCACTGGGGAGGCCAAAGGTGGATCGTGAAGTGGAGAAGATATTTGAGGTTGCTGATTTGGATAGAGATGGTTTCATTGATTTCGAAGAATTCATGGATGTTCAGTGGAAGGGAGGTGGGATACGGACGATGGACATACGCAATGCATTTCGtatgtttgattttgatggaAAAGGGAAGATAGGTGCAGAGGAAGTACAGAAGATGCTTGGGAAGCTGGGGGAAAGCTGCAGCCACAAGGATTGCATGAAGATGGTGAGAGGAGTTGATGCAAATGGGGATGGCTTTATTGACATGGATGAGTTCATTACCATGATGACACATACCATGAAGCCAATTTGA